TTTAATCAGATTGAACCGGGATCTCCACTGGGCGTCGGTATTCCCTTGCCTATCGTGGTTAGCGCCGTGCCCTGAAACCGAGTTTCATCCAAAATACGCTAGTAATAAAAAAGGAGTACGCGTATTTCAAGCGTCTTCCGTCAGGTCTTGCAAAAATTGATCCGCTCTGGATTCTCTTGTAATAGAATTACATTACTCTAATACAAGCTAGGCTAGGAGAGGTAACTCCGAGAACCCCCGGAGAGCCCATCACGTGCCACATTCACCTCGTGGTCTCTTACACAACTAGCTTACACAACTAGTTAATACGCTACCTCTATGCTACCTAGTATCATCTGCCCTTCATTAATGCCACCAATTTAAGTAGCAGGCCTTTTCGGTCAAATCAAAGCGGTCTACACTGAAAGACGATTTTTATCTACGGGAAATCCTGTAAAGTAATGGTGCACTCATTATGATCAATTTCGATCTATGCCCGACCTGAAGCCTATCCACTGGTCCGTTCATAAGCGCCGATAAAACATAGCCATAGAATACATATGCATGTTGTGGGAGAAGCTCCCTGAGGGTCGGGGATATGCGcgctggaaaaaaaaattgcagtACATGGCCAAGCAGACTTTGGCAAAACCAGACGAAGAGATCAAAGTGACTCTCCGTGAAGGAAATTCGTTGCGTTCGTGAGCCATCACATCGGACCAGAAACTGCTGAGGCCAGTCCCGAGAAAAAAAGACCCAGAAATCCCTCTTTGGAACAACAATTTCGAAACAAAATCTCAAAATCAGCGGGTTCCAACTGACATCCTAGGATTGCCACTCCTACTCGCTGGAAGCAGGAACTTCTGCCGAGCCAGAGGCAAAGCCGCTTGCACCACCTCGACCACGTCCACCTCGACCGCCTCGTCGTCCACCCCGGCCGCGGCTCTCACCAGTACGGCTCTCACCAGTACGACCTTCATCAGTACGACCTTCACCAGCACGCTTAGCGCCATTCCGGCCTCGGCCACCACGCTGTCCGTGACGGCGGCGTCCACCGGCCTTGGCACCATTCTCATCCTGAGTCACAATATCAGCGCTAGCCGGAGTAGCCTGTAGGCCAGTGTCAGTCTCATCAGGGTTGCGAGGAAGCTTGACCCATTCGCTGCTATCATCGGAAGTAGGAGCCCAAGTTTGCTCCGCACTAGGGTTTCCAGCATCAGAAACCAAAGTCTGCGCAGGAGGGGCCAGCTGATCAGCTTGGGCAGCCACGGGCTCGGCCTGGGCGCTGAAAGAGGTATCTTGGAGCTCGGTCAGTCCAGCGTTGGCTACGGTAGGGTCGGTCGTAGGGTCGGTGGTGGGGGTTGCCTCTGAGGCAGCCTCAGTAGTCTCCTCAGGAGGAGCGAACTTGTCAGATGCTTGCTTCACATCGCCATCTAAAAAGATCTAATGTTAGCAAACACGTTCAAAGATCTTTGGCGGGGTAAGCGTGGGGGGTGGGGGGATTCATTACTGACAGGTAAAATCAAGAGTGGTCCCCTCAACGGCATTGACTTTTTCATCGGCACCCTCAGCAATCTTCAATAGCGAATTGACTGCAGACTGGTTGCCAGCGTACACCTCGAACAGAACACCCTCGAAAGCACGGCTCTCGGTGGTGACGGCATCACCGTCGCGTCGAAGGATGGCCGCGGCGCACAAGAATTTAGTCACGGTATAGAACTGCTGGCGCAGTGCTTTCTTGGAGGCCTCAGTCGCATCGGCAATCGCATTATTACGGACAGCTTCGAGCTCCGCCTCGTGCGCCTTGACAAGCGCGGCCTTCTGAGCAACCAAACGGTCCTCGTGTTGGGCAGCGAATTGCTTGTAGTGACCAATCTGCTCCTCGGCCTGGGCAATGGTGGCCTGGATGGTAGGTTTCTTCAGGGCCTGGGCCTTCTGGTCGttgttgattttcttctcCTCAATCAGTTCATCAAGCGACTTGTCGGGGTTTTCAGCGATGATGGCGTCGACTTTGGCGAGGGAGTTCTAGTCAAAAAAACCCCAGCAAAGTTAGAGATatttgaaaagaaacaattgaaaGCAAAGAACATTCGGTAACAACTtaccaatttcttcatgGCATTGCGAAGTGTCCTAGACAGACCATACAATTAGCTCACTGTCACTTGCGCGTAGGCAATAGCCATGCAATCAGGTATCAAATTTCGAACATACTTCTGCAGCTCCTTCAAGTAGCTACTCTCTTGGCCATCAGAGCTAGGACTCTCGGGGTCCTTGGAGACGCTTGAAGCTCGGGAGCCCTTCTCCTCGTCCTTGAGCTTCTGGGTGGCGGAAGCGGGAGGCATGATGGGAAAGTGGGTAACACAGATATTAAAGTATTTCCGAAAAGCTTGTACAAGACTTAAAAGAAGAATTAAACGTGATAACGTTGAAGCAAAGATGGGTGTTGTGAAGAAAGAATCAACACGC
Above is a window of Penicillium digitatum chromosome 2, complete sequence DNA encoding:
- a CDS encoding Histone-fold; amino-acid sequence: MPPASATQKLKDEEKGSRASSVSKDPESPSSDGQESSYLKELQKTLRNAMKKLNSLAKVDAIIAENPDKSLDELIEEKKINNDQKAQALKKPTIQATIAQAEEQIGHYKQFAAQHEDRLVAQKAALVKAHEAELEAVRNNAIADATEASKKALRQQFYTVTKFLCAAAILRRDGDAVTTESRAFEGVLFEVYAGNQSAVNSLLKIAEGADEKVNAVEGTTLDFTYGDVKQASDKFAPPEETTEAASEATPTTDPTTDPTVANAGLTELQDTSFSAQAEPVAAQADQLAPPAQTLVSDAGNPSAEQTWAPTSDDSSEWVKLPRNPDETDTGLQATPASADIVTQDENGAKAGGRRRHGQRGGRGRNGAKRAGEGRTDEGRTGESRTGESRGRGGRRGGRGGRGRGGASGFASGSAEVPASSE